The following coding sequences are from one Geodermatophilus normandii window:
- a CDS encoding glycosyltransferase family 2 protein, with product MTPRVAVLVPVHDQAAYLPRALESLFAQEETAWEAVVVDDGSREPVAVPADPRVRLVRTGDNRGLGAALNRGLDETTAPVVAYLPADDVWYPAHLTTLLRALDDVAVVLARAELDQPAGTPYAQLVQVAHRRTGDRWTERAELETDDLDRLMWSRVAARGTATGTGRVTCGWTRHPGQRSRAIRESFDGGLNVFRTRYRVAQPLRFASTDGGETDEVARYARFRDRAHPPSPDGLRVLVVGELAFNPERVLALAERGHSLTGLWTDHALGDATVGPLPFGSVPDLDRDRWREEVAALAPDVVWAQLNWRAVPFAHAVRQAFPDLPFVWHFKEAPQRSVVRGEWPLLADLVCGADAVLLATEEERDWFALALSGRVDPARLGVLDGDLPKREWLAAPRSPRLSDADGQPHAAVVGRPSGLDLDWVLALAGRGVHTHLYGQVRAPGPKGSWTGWLDEALARAPGFVHVHPAVGPEDWVRELSRYDAGWLHRFDSVNGGDLRRASWDDLNSPARLPVLLAAGLPLLQQANPGSVVSVERVLREDGTGLLYRSADDVADVLAAELAGRRGHAAAMAARERHVFDAHADRLVELFRSIAR from the coding sequence GTGACGCCCCGGGTCGCCGTCCTCGTGCCGGTGCACGACCAGGCGGCCTACCTGCCGCGGGCGCTGGAGTCCCTGTTCGCGCAGGAGGAGACGGCGTGGGAGGCGGTGGTCGTCGACGACGGGTCGCGCGAGCCGGTCGCCGTCCCGGCCGACCCGCGGGTGCGGCTGGTGCGCACCGGCGACAACCGCGGCCTCGGCGCGGCGCTCAACCGCGGGCTCGACGAGACCACCGCGCCGGTCGTCGCGTACCTGCCGGCCGACGACGTCTGGTACCCCGCGCACCTGACCACGCTGCTGCGTGCCCTCGACGACGTCGCCGTGGTGCTGGCCCGCGCCGAGCTCGACCAGCCGGCCGGGACGCCCTACGCCCAGCTCGTGCAGGTGGCGCACCGGCGCACCGGGGACCGGTGGACCGAGCGCGCCGAGCTCGAGACCGACGACCTCGACCGGCTGATGTGGTCGCGGGTGGCCGCCCGCGGGACGGCCACCGGCACCGGCCGGGTCACCTGCGGGTGGACGCGGCACCCCGGGCAGCGGTCGCGGGCGATCCGGGAGTCCTTCGACGGCGGCCTCAACGTGTTCCGCACCCGCTACCGGGTGGCGCAGCCCCTGCGCTTCGCCTCGACCGACGGCGGGGAGACCGACGAGGTGGCCCGCTACGCGCGGTTCCGCGACCGCGCGCACCCGCCGTCGCCGGACGGGCTGCGGGTGCTCGTCGTCGGCGAACTCGCGTTCAACCCCGAACGGGTGCTGGCGCTGGCCGAGCGCGGGCACTCCCTCACCGGCCTGTGGACCGACCACGCGCTCGGCGACGCCACGGTCGGGCCGCTGCCCTTCGGCTCCGTCCCCGACCTCGACCGCGACCGCTGGCGCGAGGAGGTGGCGGCGCTGGCCCCCGACGTCGTCTGGGCACAGCTGAACTGGCGGGCGGTGCCGTTCGCGCACGCGGTGCGGCAGGCGTTCCCGGACCTGCCGTTCGTCTGGCACTTCAAGGAGGCGCCGCAGCGCAGCGTCGTCCGCGGCGAGTGGCCGCTGCTGGCCGACCTGGTGTGCGGTGCCGACGCCGTCCTGCTGGCCACCGAGGAGGAGCGCGACTGGTTCGCCCTGGCGCTGTCGGGCCGGGTCGACCCCGCGCGCCTCGGCGTCCTCGACGGCGACCTGCCCAAGCGCGAGTGGCTGGCCGCCCCGCGCTCGCCCCGGCTGTCCGACGCCGACGGGCAGCCGCACGCCGCCGTGGTCGGCCGGCCCTCGGGGCTGGACCTGGACTGGGTGCTCGCGCTGGCCGGCCGCGGCGTGCACACCCACCTCTACGGGCAGGTGCGCGCGCCCGGGCCGAAGGGGTCCTGGACCGGCTGGCTCGACGAGGCGCTGGCCCGCGCGCCGGGGTTCGTGCACGTGCACCCCGCCGTCGGTCCGGAGGACTGGGTGCGCGAGCTGTCGCGGTACGACGCCGGGTGGCTGCACCGCTTCGACTCGGTCAACGGCGGCGACCTGCGCCGGGCCTCCTGGGACGACCTCAACTCCCCCGCCCGGCTGCCGGTGCTGCTCGCCGCCGGGCTGCCGCTGCTGCAGCAGGCCAACCCCGGCTCGGTCGTGTCGGTGGAGCGGGTGCTGCGGGAGGACGGGACGGGGCTGCTCTACCGCTCGGCCGACGACGTCGCCGACGTCCTGGCCGCGGAGCTCGCCGGGCGCCGGGGGCACGCCGCGGCGATGGCCGCCCGCGAGCGGCACGTCTTCGACGCGCACGCCGACCGCCTCGTCGAGCTGTTCCGCTCGATCGCCCGCTGA
- a CDS encoding glycosyltransferase, which translates to MSRPAADLHVLRLCSVFEPPAATGRARPGALAGELDPRTARFDPIGGMQNHTASLTRCLDAHGTRQTVVTARLAGPRGTTPLGDGARVHRTGLPVPRLRQLWALAGLPAVLRAGRRGPVDVVHAHQGEDLATLPLARLAARVHGCPLVVTLHCSVGHTLTGRGPRVRLMRALGGWIERSTLRRADAVVVLTARTAAAVRGDGVPAGRVSTIPSGFDPTLFAGHTGDVFPGVARPRIGYVGRLAPQKRPDRLVEAFGRMRESASLVVVGDGPDRALVERLAAVGPAAGRTTLAGFVEHARVPAVLASLDVLVLPSAYEEMGSVLTEAMAAGLPVVASDVGGIPEVVRDGVTGLLVPPGDVDALAAALDRLTADPALRARLAAGARARSAHYAWPALSARVAAVYEQLLGLRSDLEPAA; encoded by the coding sequence GTGTCCCGCCCCGCCGCCGACCTGCACGTGCTGCGCCTGTGCAGCGTCTTCGAACCCCCCGCGGCGACCGGTCGCGCACGGCCGGGCGCGCTGGCCGGCGAACTGGACCCCCGGACGGCGCGGTTCGACCCCATCGGCGGGATGCAGAACCACACGGCCTCGCTCACCCGCTGCCTCGACGCCCACGGCACGCGGCAGACGGTGGTGACCGCCCGGCTGGCCGGCCCCCGCGGCACCACCCCCCTCGGCGACGGCGCCCGCGTGCACCGCACCGGGCTGCCGGTCCCCCGCCTCCGCCAGCTGTGGGCGCTCGCGGGGCTGCCGGCCGTGCTGCGCGCCGGCCGCCGCGGCCCGGTCGACGTCGTGCACGCCCACCAGGGCGAGGACCTCGCCACGCTGCCGCTGGCCCGGCTCGCCGCCCGCGTGCACGGCTGCCCGCTCGTCGTCACCCTGCACTGCAGCGTCGGGCACACGCTCACCGGCCGCGGCCCCCGGGTGCGGCTGATGCGGGCGCTCGGCGGGTGGATCGAGCGGAGCACGCTGCGGCGCGCCGACGCCGTCGTCGTCCTGACCGCGCGGACCGCCGCGGCCGTCCGCGGCGACGGCGTCCCCGCCGGCCGGGTGTCGACCATCCCGTCCGGCTTCGACCCCACGCTGTTCGCCGGCCACACCGGCGACGTCTTCCCGGGCGTCGCCCGGCCGCGGATCGGCTACGTCGGGCGCCTGGCGCCGCAGAAGCGGCCCGACCGGCTGGTCGAGGCGTTCGGGCGGATGCGGGAGTCCGCGTCGCTCGTCGTGGTCGGCGACGGCCCCGACCGGGCGCTGGTCGAGCGTCTCGCCGCCGTCGGTCCGGCCGCCGGCCGCACCACCCTGGCCGGCTTCGTCGAGCACGCCCGGGTGCCGGCGGTGCTGGCCTCCCTCGACGTGCTGGTGCTGCCCTCGGCCTACGAGGAGATGGGCTCGGTGCTCACCGAGGCGATGGCCGCGGGCCTGCCGGTGGTCGCCAGCGACGTCGGCGGGATCCCCGAGGTGGTCCGCGACGGGGTCACCGGGCTGCTCGTGCCGCCCGGCGACGTCGACGCGCTCGCCGCCGCGCTCGACCGGCTGACCGCGGACCCCGCGCTGCGCGCGCGGCTGGCCGCCGGTGCCCGGGCCCGCTCGGCGCACTACGCGTGGCCGGCGCTGTCGGCGCGGGTGGCGGCGGTCTACGAGCAGCTGCTCGGCCTGCGCAGCGACCTCGAGCCCGCGGCGTGA
- a CDS encoding glycosyltransferase family 9 protein has protein sequence MIPLPLADPAVRRLALVRLRVGLGDLLCTVPALHRLRAARPDVEVTLVTFGRMAPVVERLGVPVALLPFPGAEGIPDGPVDAAGWAPFTAAARERGLDLALQAYGDRPAANRVTAALGARLTGGFAPTGWDPPPGTEALHLRYPLALHEAARHVALLEHLGLPPGGEARMDFPLTAADEAEHAATLAAAGLRPGRYAVLHPGASAPTRRWPVARYAAVGDALAAEGLHVVVTGVPAERDISARVVAAMRAPAVDLTGATSLGGLAALLRDGAVLVGNDTGSAHLAAAVGARSVTVFLPGDPVRWAHPGPRHRALTPTVACAPCPHLACPIEFRCAQTVEPAAVAGAALELAAS, from the coding sequence GTGATCCCGCTGCCGCTCGCCGACCCCGCCGTCCGCCGACTGGCGCTGGTCCGGCTGCGGGTGGGCCTCGGCGACCTGCTGTGCACCGTGCCCGCGCTGCACCGGCTGCGCGCCGCGCGGCCCGACGTCGAGGTGACGCTGGTGACCTTCGGCCGCATGGCGCCGGTCGTCGAGCGGCTCGGCGTGCCGGTGGCGCTGCTGCCCTTCCCCGGCGCCGAGGGGATCCCCGACGGGCCGGTCGACGCCGCGGGCTGGGCGCCGTTCACCGCCGCCGCCAGGGAGCGCGGCCTCGACCTCGCGCTGCAGGCCTACGGCGACCGCCCCGCCGCCAACCGGGTGACCGCCGCGCTCGGCGCCCGGCTCACCGGCGGGTTCGCCCCGACCGGCTGGGACCCGCCGCCCGGCACCGAGGCGCTGCACCTGCGCTATCCGCTGGCCCTGCACGAGGCGGCGCGGCACGTGGCGCTGCTCGAGCACCTGGGGCTGCCGCCCGGCGGCGAGGCCCGCATGGACTTCCCGCTGACCGCCGCCGACGAGGCCGAGCACGCCGCCACGCTGGCGGCCGCCGGCCTGCGGCCGGGCCGCTACGCCGTCCTGCACCCCGGTGCCTCGGCGCCCACCCGCCGCTGGCCGGTCGCGCGCTACGCCGCGGTCGGCGACGCGCTGGCCGCCGAGGGCCTGCACGTCGTCGTCACCGGGGTGCCCGCCGAGCGGGACATCTCCGCGCGCGTCGTCGCCGCGATGCGCGCCCCGGCCGTCGACCTCACCGGCGCCACCAGCCTCGGCGGGCTGGCCGCGCTGCTGCGCGACGGCGCGGTGCTCGTGGGCAACGACACCGGCTCGGCGCACCTGGCCGCCGCCGTCGGGGCCCGCAGCGTCACCGTCTTCCTGCCCGGCGACCCGGTCCGGTGGGCGCATCCCGGCCCGCGGCACCGCGCGCTCACCCCGACGGTGGCCTGCGCGCCGTGCCCGCACCTGGCCTGCCCCATCGAGTTCCGGTGCGCGCAGACGGTGGAGCCCGCCGCGGTGGCCGGCGCGGCGCTCGAGCTGGCCGCCTCGTGA